Sequence from the Maribellus comscasis genome:
AAAAGAGCGATATTGATTCGATGGATACAGTAGAAGCTGTAGAAATAAAATTTTCGTACAAGGAGCAGACTGATTTTAATTATCAGCCACTTAGCAATTCTTTTGATTGTGAGGCGATTACTGATTTTAACGGGGAGCTTATAATTTTTACAAAAGACTGGGTTAACGAAACAACATCGGTTTATAAAATACCAAAAACTGAGGGTGAGTATTTGTTAACTTTAACCGACACATTTAACGTAAACGGTTTAGTAACCGGGGCAGATATAAGTCCCGACGAAAAGACTTTGGCCATGGTAGGGTACAAAGATTTTAAACCAATTGTGTGGGTCTTTTCTGATATTACTGAAAATGGTTTTTTTGGAGGCAAGGAAATTTATATGGAACTGGATGATATATTTTCGGCTCAAACGGAAGGTATCTGTTTTACAGGAAACGATTCGCTGCTGATTTCGTGTGAGCGAACAGCCACATATGTTCAACAGATTTTTTTAATCGATTTAAAAGCGATAAATAACTGATGGAAACCCTTGTCGTAAGCGATCATGTTTGTTTGGAAGCATTAAAACTTTCTATGGCTCAGGATGTCTTTTCAGCCATCGACAAAAATCGGGACTTTTTACGAACCTGGTTGCCATTTGTTGATTTTACTCTTGAGCTTTCCGATACCGTGTTGTTTATTCAGAGCATAACCGCGCAGAAAGAAAGCCGGAAAAAAGATGAAATTTTTGGCATTTTTGTCGATGGGGAATTTGGCGGTCTTATTGGTTTTAAAGATACCGACTGGATAAACCGGAAGACAGAAATCGGATATTGGCTGATAAAAGAAATGCAGGGGAAGGGGATTATTACTTCTTGTGTTGGAAAATTAATTTCTTATTCCTTTCAAAAATTAAAACTTAACCGAATTCAAATAAAAGTGGCTGTTGGAAACACAAAAAGTGCAGCAATCCCCAGAAGACTTGGCTTTCAGTTTGAAGGAATCGAGCGTGCGGGTGAGAGACATAACAATAAATTTTTCGATTTGGAAGTTTTTAGTTTATTACGTTCTGATAATAAAGTGTAAGTGACAGATTTTCTGATTTTTATCAGTTTTTTATATTAAACCAATGTAAAAACCAGTTAATTTCTGTTAAAGTAGTCTGCAATATGCTGATTATTTGTATATTTGACCCTTGAAGTCGTTTGTTCGATTTTTTATTTTTGTAGAAAGAAAACAAGAAAAACATGGAAGATAAGTCAATTAGAAGAAATCTCTATCGTGTGCTTCGAAAAACCGGAGTACAGAAAAAAGACATCAATCTAAATGCATCTTTTGATGAAGACCTGAAATTTGACAATGTTGACTGGAAGATTTTCACCTATTATTTGGAAGGAATTTTTAATATTTCGGTTAACGATCAGGAACTGGGAAATTTTGTTAATGTTAAGGACACACTACATTATTTAGGGAGAACAGCTTAACAAAAGCTGATAATTTAATTATTAAAAAGGTGGAAAGGGTGAATTTGAATTTGCCCTTTTTTGTTTGCTTCCCGCGCAAAAAACACAGATATTATAAGCAAACAGAAGTAACTTTTGCGAAATTTACTAACTTGTTATTTTGTTTTTAATTTTATTTCCGGCTATGACAATTAAGGAATTTCTTAAGCTTCAAATTTGGAAGCATGGAGACATAATTATCACTGTTGACAGTATCGTAATCGTTTTAGTAATTCTTTTATTCACCTTTGTCGGGTTAAAAATAATTCGAAGCATTTTTAAAAGATTTATTGCCCGAAATGAGGAGGAACGGCGCTCATACTGGTCGATTTATCTGATACTCAGATATGTCATCTGGGTTATTGTAATTGTCTTACTTCTTGAAACATCGGGTGTAAAGGTTTCGGTTTTACTGGCCAGTATTACCGCTCTTTTGGTTGGTGTGGGTTTTGGTATCCAGCAGTTATTTAGTGACCTTGCATCAGGGCTTGTACTTCTTTTTGAGCGGAACCTGCAAATAAACGATATTATTCAGCTGGAAGATGGAACTGTAGGAAAGGTTATTCACATCGGATTAAGAACATCAAAATTAAAAACCCGGGAGGATATCATCCTGGTTGTACCAAATTCTCAGTTTGTAAATGACAAAATTATAAACTGGAGCCAGATGGATTATAACACCCGTTTCTCGGTTGAAGTGGGAGTTGCTTATGGTTCAGACACAAAGCTGGTCACAAAAATCCTGCTGGATTGCGCCGGCCAGAATAAAAATATTTCGGCAAACCCAAAACCTTTTGTCCGGTTTAACAACTTTGGTGATTCTGCCCTCGAATTCCAGGTGTATTTTTGGGTAATGCAAACTTTTTGGGTAGAAAATATTAAAAGTGAATTAAGATATGCCATCGATGACGAGTTTCGAAAACACGGCGTTCAAATTCCATTTCCTCAACGCGATGTGCATATTAAGTCGAATCCGGGACAAAAATAGCGTTGTTACTCAACAACCTTTCCTGTTAGCTGTTCGATTGATATAAAAAGTTTTTCCGTAACAACAAAAAACAAAAAAAGATGCGCCATATTAAACGATTTATACTGCCTGTGTTTTTATTACTGGTATCGGTTTTTTTTAAATATTTTATTGAGAAATACAACTGGTTTAATACAAATGATCTTGAAATTATTCAGACCTCCGGTTCGGTACTCTTAATTGCGAGTTTTGCCTGGTTGCTTATCGCAGGAATCAGAACATTTAAAAGAATTTTTGTTGAACATCTTGATCTTGAAAAGGAAGACAATCTTCGGTCGCGGAAGTTTCAAACACAATTCAATATTCTGGAGAAAATTATTGTCTTTTTGGTCATAATTATTTCTATTGGACTCATCCTGATGATGTTTGATGATGTAAAACGTTTGGGGATAAGTTTGTTTGCCTCTGCGGGAGTTGCAGGTATTATAATTGGTTTTGCTGCGCAACGAATTATTGCTGCTGTAATTGCCGGATTTCAAATAGCAATAACACAACCAATCCGAATTGACGATGTTGTGATTATTGAGAACGAGTGGGGCCGGATTGAGGAGATTACCTTAACTTACGTCGTAGTAAAGATCTGGGATTTACGACGCCTGATTGTTCCAACTACTTACTTTTTTGAAAAACCTTTTCAGAACTGGACGCGTACCTCAGCTGAAATTTTGGGGACGGTTTTTATTTACACCGATTACCATGTTTCGTTTGATGCCTTACGAAAAGAGCAAACACGCCTTCTGGAAAGTACTCCTCTGTGGAATAAAAAGGTAAATGTACTTCAGGTTACCGATGCCAAAGAGTATGGTGTGGAAATTCGTGCATTGATGAGTGCCAAAGATTCGCCAACCGCCTGGGATTTACGGGTTTTTATTCGTGAAAAACTCATTGAATTTATTCAGAAAAATTACCCTGAAAGTTTGCCCCGCACAAGAGTTGTTGTTGAAGGTGGTGGAACAAATCCGACGGTTGCGAAAGAAATAATAAGTGAGGTTTCAAAAGAAAAATGATGAAGATTTATTTTGCCGGTTCTATTCGGGGCGGAAGAGAAGACGCTGCGTTGTATCTTGAGATAATAGAGTTTTTAAAAAATTATGGAGAGGTTTTAACTGAACATGTGGGAGATCCCAGTCTCACAAGTAATGGCGATGGCGGACCCGCTGATCAATATATTCATAACCGCGATCTGGAGTGGCTTCAGTCGGCTGATGTGTTAGTTGCCGAAGTTACTATTGTTTCGATGGGAGTGGGTTACGAAATTGGACGAGCCATCGAAGCAGGCAAAAAAGTGTTGTGCTTGTTTCGTCCGGAGTACGGAAGGAATCTTTCAGCTATGATCTCCGGTTGCCCCGATTTGGAGATTAAAAAGTATACAACCATAGATGAAGCTCAAAAATGGGTCGCCGATTATTTTAAAAGATATTTTTAACTTTTATTAATCTGTGGTTTAACTCTAATTAACGTAATCAGGGAACAACGGCGCACTTAAACCCTTACTTTTAATTTCGGTAACAGAAAATTCATGAAAATATTATTGTCAATATTGGTTCTATTGGTTTTTGCTTTTCAAAGCGAGGCAGGAGAAAATATTGATAAGAAAAGGAACGTAGATGGGATTTCTATTTTTGATCCAGGAATTCAAAATTTTGTTTATTTAAAAACAGGTTTTTGTGACGAACAGGACTTAAATGATTCTAACGGGCCCGACTTATTTTTTGAAAATACTGCACCGGATATTCATTCACCAATATACAAAGTAAAAAACGTCCCTGTTTTTTTATCGCTTTTTTTCACAGATTCGTTTCAATATTTTCTTATCGATCTCCCTCCTCCATCGTTTTCACAAGTCTGAGGTTTTTTTGGAAATTTGCAGCTTAAAAACTACCGTCATCTTCCGGCTGGCAGTTCAGGGCAGCTCACTTTTCACAAACATCAATTGTAAAATGTTACATAAAAGCAGAATTTCCTGTTTCAGGGAAATATATTTTAAAATTTTAAAATCAGAATAATATGAAAACGATGATAAATAGTTTTGCTCCGGAACATAAATCAAATCTGGCGCGAATACAGTTTGGAAACCAGGAACTGTCTGACGAAATAAAGATTGTGGATTTTCTTGAAGAAACACAACAGGGACAGTATGTTATTTCTTTATGTTCAGAGTTGTTCTCGGGGAGCAGCATCAAAGTATTTATGCGTAATAGCAAGGTTGTTCTTTTTATAACAGAGTATGTTGAATCGGCCAATCCAACTTCGGTATATGTGAGCGACTGGCAGAATTTTTATCCGCAGTCGTATACCAGAATGAGAAGTGTAAGTTTGATTTTGCCCGGCGACAATTTCTTTTTGCTAAGGCATTTTCTTGTTCCTGAAAAATATTTCCTGAAAATTTTACTGGGACAGCTTACTGAAAATTAGTTTTCGTTAAAATTGGGTAGCCCGCTAATCTTGGGTTGCCCTTTTTTTTGGGGGGGTATATATTTTTTGTGGGAGTTTATTCCAGTCATCAGTTCTATGCTCTGAAATCATCATCTTTATTCAACTCATCGCGATATTCGCAACATTTAGGTTTATCGGTGTAAAATTCTATTTTTCGTTTATAATTTAACGTATCATATCCCCCTTCAGAAATACTCTTTTCAATTTCGTTCTGGTTGGTTTTTATCGGATTAAAACATATTTCC
This genomic interval carries:
- a CDS encoding mechanosensitive ion channel family protein produces the protein MRHIKRFILPVFLLLVSVFFKYFIEKYNWFNTNDLEIIQTSGSVLLIASFAWLLIAGIRTFKRIFVEHLDLEKEDNLRSRKFQTQFNILEKIIVFLVIIISIGLILMMFDDVKRLGISLFASAGVAGIIIGFAAQRIIAAVIAGFQIAITQPIRIDDVVIIENEWGRIEEITLTYVVVKIWDLRRLIVPTTYFFEKPFQNWTRTSAEILGTVFIYTDYHVSFDALRKEQTRLLESTPLWNKKVNVLQVTDAKEYGVEIRALMSAKDSPTAWDLRVFIREKLIEFIQKNYPESLPRTRVVVEGGGTNPTVAKEIISEVSKEK
- a CDS encoding nucleoside 2-deoxyribosyltransferase; this encodes MMKIYFAGSIRGGREDAALYLEIIEFLKNYGEVLTEHVGDPSLTSNGDGGPADQYIHNRDLEWLQSADVLVAEVTIVSMGVGYEIGRAIEAGKKVLCLFRPEYGRNLSAMISGCPDLEIKKYTTIDEAQKWVADYFKRYF
- a CDS encoding acyl carrier protein yields the protein MEDKSIRRNLYRVLRKTGVQKKDINLNASFDEDLKFDNVDWKIFTYYLEGIFNISVNDQELGNFVNVKDTLHYLGRTA
- a CDS encoding mechanosensitive ion channel family protein encodes the protein MTIKEFLKLQIWKHGDIIITVDSIVIVLVILLFTFVGLKIIRSIFKRFIARNEEERRSYWSIYLILRYVIWVIVIVLLLETSGVKVSVLLASITALLVGVGFGIQQLFSDLASGLVLLFERNLQINDIIQLEDGTVGKVIHIGLRTSKLKTREDIILVVPNSQFVNDKIINWSQMDYNTRFSVEVGVAYGSDTKLVTKILLDCAGQNKNISANPKPFVRFNNFGDSALEFQVYFWVMQTFWVENIKSELRYAIDDEFRKHGVQIPFPQRDVHIKSNPGQK
- a CDS encoding GNAT family N-acetyltransferase; the encoded protein is METLVVSDHVCLEALKLSMAQDVFSAIDKNRDFLRTWLPFVDFTLELSDTVLFIQSITAQKESRKKDEIFGIFVDGEFGGLIGFKDTDWINRKTEIGYWLIKEMQGKGIITSCVGKLISYSFQKLKLNRIQIKVAVGNTKSAAIPRRLGFQFEGIERAGERHNNKFFDLEVFSLLRSDNKV
- a CDS encoding T9SS C-terminal target domain-containing protein; protein product: MKKILSMLFLLMYFISCSTESNSVSEKPEDKNKKTVLKVVPQSFIAEIPLQVEESSGLLLYNNLLWTFNDSGGENKLFGLDFSGEIKKEVAVENAINVDWEDIAQDDKHIYIGDFGNNNGERKNLKIYKIKKSDIDSMDTVEAVEIKFSYKEQTDFNYQPLSNSFDCEAITDFNGELIIFTKDWVNETTSVYKIPKTEGEYLLTLTDTFNVNGLVTGADISPDEKTLAMVGYKDFKPIVWVFSDITENGFFGGKEIYMELDDIFSAQTEGICFTGNDSLLISCERTATYVQQIFLIDLKAINN